A single Candoia aspera isolate rCanAsp1 chromosome 7, rCanAsp1.hap2, whole genome shotgun sequence DNA region contains:
- the RAP1B gene encoding ras-related protein Rap-1b produces the protein MREYKLVVLGSGGVGKSALTVQFVQGIFVEKYDPTIEDSYRKQVEVDAQQCMLEILDTAGTEQFTAMRDLYMKNGQGFALVYSITAQSTFNDLQDLREQILRVKDTDDVPMILVGNKCDLEDERVVGKEQGQNLARQWNNCAFLESSAKSKINVNEIFYDLVRQINRKTPVPGKARKKSSCQLL, from the exons ATGCGTGAATATAAACTAGTAGTTCTTGGTTCGGGAGGTGTTGGGAAGTCTGCATTG ACTGTACAATTCGTTCAAGGAATATTTGTTGAAAAATATGATCCAACGATAGAAGATTCCTACAGAAAG CAAGTTGAAGTAGACGCGCAACAATGTATGCTTGAAATCCTAGACACGGCAGGAACG GAACAGTTTACAGCAATGAGAGACCTCTACATGAAAAATGGTCAAGGATTTGCTTTAGTTTATTCCATTACAGCACAATCCACATTTAATGATTTGCAGGATCTAAGAGAACAAATTCTTCGAGTCAAAGACACTGATGAT gttccaatgatTCTGGTTGGCAATAAATGTGATTTGGAAGATGAACGAGTTGTGGGAAAGGAACAAGGACAAAATTTAGCAAGGCAGTGGAATAACTGTGCGTTTTTAGAATCTTCTGCAAAATCAAAGATAAATGTTAATGAG ATCTTTTATGACCTTGTGCGACAAATTAACAGAAAAACTCCTGTGCCTGGAAAAGCACGCAAAAAGTCATCATGTCAGTTACTTTAA